A single region of the Micropterus dolomieu isolate WLL.071019.BEF.003 ecotype Adirondacks unplaced genomic scaffold, ASM2129224v1 contig_13058, whole genome shotgun sequence genome encodes:
- the LOC123966280 gene encoding L-selectin-like: MNWTEAQTYCRKTYTDLATIENSEEVNQLNKTVSASGTQQDPEFVYVNKSMNWSSAQRYCRENFTDLATVRNDAENQEIGNLISENLAWIEFRKLDISSL; the protein is encoded by the exons ATGAACTGGACTGAAGCTCAGACCTACTGCAGAAAGACATACACAGACCTGGCCACCATTGAAAACTCTGAAGAAGTGAATCAACTTAATAAAACAGTTTCAGCTTCTG GAACACAGCAGGATCCTGAATTTGTTTATGtgaataaatcaatgaattGGTCCAGTGCTCAGAGGTACTGCAGGGAGAACTTCACTGACCTGGCCACTGTGAGGAATGATGCTGAGAACCAGGAGATCGGGAACTTGATAAGTGAAAACTTGGCATGGATTG AGTTCAGGAAGTTGGACATTTCTTCCCTGTGA